A genomic region of Streptomyces sp. R33 contains the following coding sequences:
- a CDS encoding FHA domain-containing protein: protein MQIRLTVLGSRSGHQTAPAGCDVLVTAPVGTALAAVASGLAATVGGPDTGGTVVLYAGTERLDLQRRVLGEPPLVDGAVLGLHAPVPDVLPDGTDGAQLHVVAGPDAGGVHLLHPGAIRIGRSADADVPLDDPDVSRLHCAVTVMPDGRVAVADLNSTNGTTVDGAVVGAQPVALPPGALLRIGESTLRLAPDAASPLPVVPDLEGHLSLAGPPRDTSGEAGPDAGRSGAGRSAEAGAQHGAPGADRTSGRPSGPGRTDGAEHGPAHGTPSGEGRAGAGGTGWGGAAGSRPGSAPGGPSGAASGTGLHIGTPGADQAGRAAAAHGSPGAARGAAEPGAGGQEGSGGERAGGEQRGGLRRGIGAWARKWVRGDEGPAYGSAIAEAAVAAVPDADDPAALLLAALGPTRRLWSRPRGQLDVGLGAGSRIAFQDVGSLGIAGPRARLTGVARSVVAQLAGLHAPGELEIVLLAADRARGVAERRGDWGWLGWLPHVRAAHGQDCRLLLAYDRDQATARTGELTRRLDDSPLGTHWAAADPGSVREAADAHQGPYTLLVVDGDPGSGALRDITGRLASHGPAAGIHVLVLAETPAATPASPLAETYEAACASSPAFRDCGAVALLSGDVATTVRTFTVTGGKPVPPGTTATADAVSAAWAERFARALAPLRAEPSPAAPRRAVAAALPNSARLLDELGLARATPASLMARWAAATDQGQEVGGRAELVLGSGRRGPVGAELVQDGPHLLVEGPAGSGRTELLRSVAASLSAAARPDRLGLVLLDGAGGERGDGLQPCTELPHVAAHLVACDPVRMREFAQALGAELKRRAELLDGVPFAEWHARHEVSHRMVSPRRPGPGELLGDLDPQRTGTLRLRTAAPRTEPAGPSPLPRLVVLVDDFDALVAPGLGSTGRPAAGSVVRALDAVARDGARLGVHLVAASARPDRTADSELSRSKPLRIDLDAPDQPGPGRGLLRYADGRTVPFQAGRVTGRIPRTATQRPTVVPVEWERMGDPPARRPVRELGNGPTDLALLASALDRASHLVSAIPVLFPPAPPAAPAP from the coding sequence ATGCAGATCCGGCTGACCGTCCTTGGGTCGCGCAGCGGCCACCAGACCGCGCCCGCCGGCTGTGACGTGCTCGTCACCGCGCCCGTGGGCACCGCCCTCGCCGCCGTGGCCTCCGGCCTGGCGGCGACCGTCGGCGGACCCGACACCGGCGGCACGGTCGTGCTGTACGCCGGTACGGAGCGGCTCGACCTCCAGCGGCGGGTGCTCGGTGAGCCGCCGCTCGTGGACGGGGCGGTGCTGGGGCTGCACGCGCCGGTGCCGGACGTCCTGCCGGACGGCACGGACGGCGCGCAGCTGCACGTGGTGGCGGGCCCGGATGCGGGCGGGGTGCACCTGCTGCACCCCGGGGCGATCCGGATCGGGCGCTCGGCCGACGCCGATGTCCCGCTGGACGACCCGGACGTGTCGCGGCTGCACTGCGCGGTGACGGTGATGCCGGACGGGCGGGTGGCGGTGGCCGACCTGAACTCGACGAACGGCACGACGGTGGACGGTGCGGTGGTCGGGGCGCAGCCGGTGGCGCTGCCGCCGGGTGCGCTGCTCCGCATCGGGGAATCGACCCTCCGCCTGGCTCCCGACGCGGCGTCCCCGCTCCCCGTCGTCCCGGACCTGGAGGGCCACCTCTCCCTGGCCGGCCCGCCCCGGGACACCTCCGGCGAGGCCGGCCCCGACGCGGGGCGTTCCGGCGCGGGACGGTCCGCCGAGGCCGGCGCACAGCACGGCGCCCCCGGCGCCGACCGGACCTCCGGCCGGCCGTCCGGGCCGGGCCGGACCGACGGAGCAGAACACGGCCCGGCGCACGGGACACCGTCCGGCGAGGGCCGGGCCGGCGCCGGCGGCACCGGGTGGGGCGGCGCAGCCGGATCCCGCCCGGGCTCGGCGCCCGGCGGGCCCTCCGGGGCCGCTTCGGGCACGGGCCTGCACATCGGCACGCCCGGCGCCGACCAGGCCGGTCGGGCCGCGGCGGCGCACGGCTCCCCCGGCGCCGCACGGGGCGCAGCCGAACCCGGCGCGGGCGGGCAGGAGGGGTCCGGCGGGGAGCGGGCCGGGGGTGAACAGCGCGGAGGGCTCCGGCGGGGCATCGGGGCCTGGGCGCGGAAGTGGGTCCGGGGCGACGAGGGGCCCGCGTACGGGAGTGCAATCGCCGAGGCGGCCGTGGCCGCCGTGCCCGACGCCGACGATCCTGCCGCGCTGCTGCTGGCCGCGCTCGGGCCGACCCGGCGGTTGTGGTCCCGTCCCCGGGGGCAGCTCGACGTCGGCCTCGGGGCCGGCAGCCGGATCGCGTTCCAGGACGTCGGCTCGCTCGGCATCGCCGGGCCCCGTGCGCGACTGACCGGGGTCGCCCGGTCCGTCGTCGCCCAGCTCGCCGGGCTGCACGCGCCCGGCGAGCTGGAGATCGTGCTCCTCGCCGCCGACCGGGCGCGCGGTGTCGCCGAGCGGCGCGGCGACTGGGGGTGGCTCGGCTGGCTGCCGCACGTGCGCGCCGCGCACGGCCAGGACTGCCGGCTGCTCCTCGCGTACGACCGCGACCAGGCCACCGCCCGTACCGGTGAGCTGACCCGCCGCCTCGACGACAGTCCCCTCGGCACGCACTGGGCCGCCGCCGACCCCGGCAGCGTCCGCGAAGCCGCGGACGCCCACCAGGGCCCGTACACGCTCCTCGTCGTCGACGGCGATCCCGGCTCCGGGGCGCTGCGCGACATCACCGGCCGGCTCGCCTCGCACGGGCCGGCCGCCGGGATCCACGTCCTCGTGCTGGCCGAGACCCCGGCCGCCACGCCCGCCTCCCCGCTCGCCGAGACGTACGAAGCCGCCTGCGCGAGCAGCCCCGCCTTCCGGGACTGCGGGGCGGTCGCCCTGCTCAGCGGCGATGTGGCCACGACCGTACGGACGTTCACGGTGACGGGCGGCAAGCCGGTCCCGCCCGGTACCACCGCCACCGCCGACGCCGTCTCCGCGGCCTGGGCCGAGCGGTTCGCCCGGGCCCTGGCCCCGCTGCGCGCAGAGCCCTCCCCCGCCGCGCCCCGGCGGGCCGTCGCCGCCGCGCTGCCGAACAGCGCACGCCTGCTGGACGAGTTGGGGCTGGCCCGGGCCACCCCGGCCTCCCTGATGGCCCGTTGGGCCGCCGCCACCGACCAGGGGCAGGAGGTGGGCGGCCGCGCCGAGCTCGTGCTCGGCAGCGGGCGCCGCGGGCCGGTCGGGGCCGAGCTCGTACAGGACGGTCCGCACCTCCTCGTCGAGGGGCCCGCCGGCAGCGGCCGTACCGAGCTCCTGCGGTCGGTGGCCGCCTCCCTCTCCGCGGCCGCCCGGCCCGACCGGCTGGGCCTGGTCCTGCTGGACGGGGCCGGCGGCGAGCGCGGCGACGGGCTGCAGCCCTGCACCGAGCTCCCGCACGTCGCCGCCCACCTCGTGGCCTGCGACCCCGTCCGGATGCGGGAGTTCGCGCAGGCCCTCGGCGCCGAGCTGAAGCGCCGGGCCGAGCTCCTGGACGGGGTTCCGTTCGCCGAGTGGCACGCCCGGCACGAGGTGTCCCACCGGATGGTCTCGCCGCGCCGGCCCGGCCCCGGCGAGCTGCTCGGCGACCTCGACCCGCAGCGCACGGGCACGCTCCGGCTGCGCACGGCCGCCCCGCGCACCGAGCCCGCCGGGCCGAGCCCGCTGCCCCGGCTGGTGGTGCTCGTGGACGACTTCGACGCGCTGGTCGCGCCGGGGCTCGGCAGTACGGGCCGCCCCGCCGCCGGCTCCGTCGTCCGGGCGCTGGACGCGGTGGCCCGCGACGGCGCCCGGCTCGGCGTGCACCTGGTGGCGGCCAGCGCCCGCCCGGACCGTACGGCCGACAGCGAGCTGTCCCGTTCGAAGCCGCTGCGGATCGATCTGGACGCCCCCGACCAGCCGGGTCCCGGCCGCGGCCTGCTGCGGTACGCGGACGGGCGGACGGTCCCGTTCCAGGCCGGCCGGGTGACCGGCCGGATCCCGCGGACGGCGACGCAGCGGCCGACCGTGGTGCCGGTGGAGTGGGAGCGGATGGGCGATCCTCCGGCCCGCCGGCCCGTGCGCGAGCTGGGCAACGGGCCCACCGACCTGGCGCTGCTGGCGAGCGCCCTGGACCGGGCCTCGCACCTGGTCTCGGCGATACCCGTGCTTTTCCCGCCCGCCCCGCCGGCCGCCCCGGCGCCGTGA
- a CDS encoding protein kinase produces the protein MRPVGSKYLLEEPLGRGATGTVWRARQRETAGAEAAVAGQPGETVAIKVLKEELAQDADIVMRFLRERSVLLRLTHQNIVRTRDLVVEGDLLALVMDLIDGPDLHKYIRQNGPFTPVAASLLTAQIADALAASHADGVVHRDLKPANVLLDERGGQMKPMLTDFGIARLADSPGLTRTHEFVGTPAYVAPESAEGRPQTSAVDVYGAGILLYELVTGRPPFAGGTALEVLHRHLSEDPQRPANVPEPLWIVIERCLRKEPNERPSAENLARGLRVVASGIGVHSAPSEVEAALGVGALLAPDPSPAPVPETPGGAADPTQVLPGRAAAASPMGAYDPNGMTSVLPPVGAADATSVLPSTGGPGADPTSVMPPVQQPDQPHPWQSQMQAARDRNEQTQIQYLDPSEDPLRRRPQRQAPPPPQQPPQYRQGPPQQPYQQQRPQPPQYQQPPQQQPYYQPQPPPQQYQQPQQPPYQQQPPRQPQRQAPPQQQPPQAPPQRAPREPREPRRRSANPVKIPGLGCLKGCLVLILLFVVAGWLVWELTPLQEWVGTGKGWWDQLWTWGSDIVDWVGAIGDATGGGTGTGTP, from the coding sequence GTGCGGCCAGTCGGCAGCAAGTACCTGCTCGAGGAGCCGCTCGGACGCGGCGCCACGGGCACCGTCTGGCGTGCCCGCCAGCGGGAGACCGCCGGCGCGGAGGCAGCCGTCGCCGGGCAGCCCGGCGAGACCGTGGCCATCAAGGTCCTCAAGGAGGAGCTGGCCCAGGACGCGGACATCGTCATGCGCTTCCTGCGGGAGCGCTCGGTCCTGCTGCGCCTGACGCACCAGAACATCGTGCGCACCCGCGACCTCGTCGTCGAGGGCGACCTCCTCGCCCTCGTCATGGACCTGATCGACGGCCCGGACCTGCACAAGTACATCCGGCAGAACGGCCCCTTCACGCCGGTCGCGGCGAGCCTGCTGACCGCCCAGATCGCGGACGCGCTCGCCGCCAGCCACGCCGACGGCGTGGTCCACCGCGACCTGAAGCCCGCCAACGTCCTGCTGGACGAGCGCGGCGGCCAGATGAAGCCGATGCTCACCGACTTCGGCATCGCCCGCCTCGCCGACTCCCCGGGCCTGACCCGCACGCACGAGTTCGTCGGCACCCCCGCCTACGTCGCCCCCGAGTCCGCCGAGGGCCGCCCGCAGACCTCCGCCGTCGACGTCTACGGCGCCGGCATCCTGCTGTACGAACTGGTCACCGGACGCCCGCCGTTCGCCGGGGGCACCGCCCTCGAAGTGCTCCACCGCCACCTCAGCGAGGACCCACAGCGCCCGGCCAACGTGCCCGAGCCGCTCTGGATCGTCATCGAGCGCTGCCTGCGCAAGGAGCCGAACGAGCGCCCCAGCGCCGAGAACCTGGCCCGCGGACTGCGCGTGGTCGCCTCCGGCATCGGCGTGCACAGCGCCCCCTCCGAGGTGGAGGCGGCTCTCGGCGTCGGCGCGCTGCTCGCGCCCGACCCCTCGCCCGCTCCGGTCCCCGAGACCCCGGGCGGCGCCGCCGACCCGACCCAGGTGCTGCCCGGCCGTGCCGCCGCCGCGTCGCCGATGGGCGCGTACGACCCGAACGGCATGACCAGCGTACTCCCGCCGGTCGGCGCCGCCGACGCCACCTCGGTGCTGCCCAGCACGGGCGGCCCCGGCGCGGACCCGACCTCGGTCATGCCCCCGGTGCAGCAGCCGGACCAGCCGCACCCGTGGCAGTCGCAGATGCAGGCCGCGCGCGACCGCAACGAGCAGACGCAGATCCAGTACCTCGACCCGAGCGAGGACCCGCTGCGCCGGCGCCCGCAGCGCCAGGCACCCCCGCCGCCGCAGCAGCCCCCGCAGTACCGGCAGGGCCCGCCGCAGCAGCCGTACCAGCAGCAGCGCCCCCAGCCGCCGCAGTACCAGCAGCCTCCGCAGCAGCAGCCGTACTACCAGCCGCAGCCGCCGCCCCAGCAGTACCAGCAGCCGCAGCAGCCCCCGTACCAGCAGCAGCCCCCGCGGCAGCCCCAGCGCCAGGCGCCCCCGCAGCAGCAGCCTCCGCAGGCCCCGCCGCAGCGCGCGCCCCGGGAGCCGCGCGAGCCGCGTCGCCGCAGCGCCAACCCGGTCAAGATCCCGGGCCTGGGCTGCCTCAAGGGCTGCCTGGTCCTGATCCTGCTGTTCGTCGTGGCGGGCTGGCTGGTCTGGGAGCTCACCCCGCTCCAGGAGTGGGTCGGCACCGGCAAGGGCTGGTGGGACCAGCTGTGGACCTGGGGCTCCGACATCGTCGACTGGGTCGGCGCGATCGGCGACGCCACGGGCGGCGGAACGGGCACCGGCACGCCCTGA